A DNA window from Falco peregrinus isolate bFalPer1 chromosome 8, bFalPer1.pri, whole genome shotgun sequence contains the following coding sequences:
- the LOC101924341 gene encoding inducible T-cell costimulator, which produces MKSVAVTFWVLCFQFEALYGVDSCSSRPCKNIDQPHVSDPQVMVEFENGNFKFTFPNPKNVSEFSMTLFKGNEKKEICALHLSEEKVIPKSNVTYCQTEHSNSSTSFILKNLESKHIDIYTYCLEMFLPPPYIECRLKETYLYIQDKKDCISLGFMSWIIIGLIMFAMISCVCCVIACCLRNKNQRCESNSHEYNSEYMPMAAVNVAKKTRI; this is translated from the exons gagTTGATAGCTGCTCATCAAGACCGTGCAAAAATATAG atcAACCTCATGTCTCTGACCCCCAGGTGATGGTGGAATTTGAAAATGGAAACTTCAAGTTCACATTCCCCAACCCCAAAAATGTGAGTGAGTTCAGCATGACCCTCTTCAAAGGGAATGAAAAGAAGGAGATCTGTGCACTCCATTTGAGTGAAGAGAAAGTTATCCCCAAGAGTAATGTCACTTACTGTCAGACAGAGCATTCAAATAGCAGCACCagtttcattcttaaaaatCTGGAAAGCAAGCATATTGACATTTATACCTACTGCCTGGAGATGTTCTTACCCCCTCCTTACATAGAATGCCGGCTGAAAGAAACCTATTTGTACATCCAAG ACAAGAAAGACTGCATTTCACTGGGATTCATGTCATGGATAATTATTGGCCTGATCATGTTTGCCATGATTTCCTGTGTCTGCTGTGTCATAGCCTGTTGCTTAAGGAATAAG AATCAGCGGTGTGAATCCAACTCCCATGAGTACAACAGTGAATACATGCCCATGGCAGCAGTGAATGTAGCTAAAAAAACAAGAATCTGA